The Zingiber officinale cultivar Zhangliang chromosome 10A, Zo_v1.1, whole genome shotgun sequence genome contains a region encoding:
- the LOC122027430 gene encoding probable E3 ubiquitin-protein ligase LUL4, whose protein sequence is MGQSSSQGRRNDRYPQSPSVYSTPPNPPASAPNQSASMVPYASSHPPPPLQPPPPPRFYYSTPYPESSPANPGSSYYHQPNPWMPRPCYPPYYAPDRSGGWWQPNTYSPAMTSQPSEPPPPSVEQAKKVKNDVNVHKDSIRLVPDEQNPDHLLVSFTFDAVVSGSITICYFAKEGPEGDIVPLYADAYTPKKIAFAEGHGLKFIQPSGSGIDLGFFDLDELAHPLPGDALPLVVSAESSQMPSNSPHSQITQAVIEKNSNGTFQVKVVKQKLWADGEQYELQEIFGLASSTEPKVVGGVDESDDGKDCVICLSEQRNTTVLPCRHLCLCSECAKALSRQSNKCPICRQPVEQFMEIDVNTVKS, encoded by the exons ATGGGGCAATCTTCAAGCCAAGGCAGAAGAAACGATCGCTATCCACAATCCCCGTCGGTTTACTCTACTCCTCCTAATCCGCCTGCTTCTGCCCCGAACCAGTCCGCCTCCATGGTCCCCTACGCTTCCTCTCATCCGCCGCCGCCGCTGcagccgccgcctcctcctcgcTTCTACTACAGCACGCCTTACCCTGAGTCCTCGCCCGCAAACCCTGGTTCTTCTTACTACCACCAACCTAACCCTTGGATGCCCCGCCCTTGTTACCCACCATACTATGCCCCCGATCGGAGCGGTGGCTGGTGGCAGCCGAACACTTACTCCCCCGCGATGACTAGTCAGCCGTCAGAGCCGCCCCCGCCGTCTGTGGAGCAGGCTAAGAAGGTGAAGAATGATGTCAACGTGCACAAGGATTCGATCCGGCTGGTGCCTGATGAGCAGAATCCAGATCACCTTCTGGTCTCGTTCACCTTTGATGCTGTGGTCAGTGGGAG CATCACTATTTGTTACTTCGCTAAGGAAGGACCCGAAGGTGATATTGTTCCTTTATATGCTGATGCTTACACTCCTAAGAAAATAGCCTTTGCAGAAGGTCATGGGTTAAAATTCATCCAACCTTCAGGATCTGGAATTGACTTGGGATTCTTCGATTTGGATGAGCTTGCACATCCTTTACCAGGAGATGCATTGCCACTAGTTGTATCTGCTGAATCAAGTCAAATGCCATCAAATTCTCCCCATTCGCAAATTACTCAAGCTGTCATAGAGAAGAATAGTAATGGGACTTTTCAAGTCAAGGTAGTAAAGCAGAAATTGTGGGCTGATGGTGAACAATATGAATTGCAAGAAATATTTGGTCTTGCAAGCTCCACAGAACCAAAAGTCGTTGGTGGTGTGGACGAATCTGATGATGGAAAGGATTGTGTAATTTGTTTGTCCGAACAAAGGAATACCACTGTACTTCCTTGTAGGCACTTG TGCTTGTGCAGTGAATGCGCCAAAGCTTTAAGTCGGCAATCAAATAAATGCCCCATATGCCGGCAACCTGTTGAACAATTTATGGAGATCGATGTTAATACTGTGAAATCGTGA